Proteins found in one Flavobacteriales bacterium genomic segment:
- a CDS encoding DUF1987 domain-containing protein, whose translation MKTDNFEHNELELNINPTEQTPLIRYSVENSTLEIIGRSIPEDVIGFYRPVMGWLKNLASTNPSRLDVEFLLEYFNTNSSRALLDILKTIERLKDSGTMVHITWYHEEIDDDMREFGNDLSELINLPLKILALNEASFDERTDSSKHF comes from the coding sequence ATGAAAACAGATAATTTTGAACATAACGAACTTGAACTGAACATTAATCCTACAGAACAGACACCACTGATAAGGTACTCGGTTGAAAATTCGACTTTGGAAATTATCGGAAGGTCAATCCCTGAAGATGTGATCGGATTTTATAGGCCTGTGATGGGTTGGCTGAAGAACCTGGCATCTACCAATCCCAGCAGATTGGATGTGGAGTTTCTCCTAGAATACTTCAATACGAATTCATCTAGAGCCCTTCTCGACATTTTAAAAACAATTGAACGGTTGAAAGATTCAGGCACGATGGTCCACATCACGTGGTATCACGAGGAAATTGACGATGACATGCGTGAATTTGGCAATGATCTGTCTGAGTTGATCAATTTGCCCCTAAAGATCCTTGCCTTGAACGAAGCAAGCTTTGATGAACGAACAGATTCATCAAAACATTTTTGA